Proteins co-encoded in one Salvia splendens isolate huo1 chromosome 4, SspV2, whole genome shotgun sequence genomic window:
- the LOC121800443 gene encoding protein trichome birefringence-like 3 isoform X1: MANFRGNVPLALITITILAFAALLYTERLGSLSSAAKLRFKPCARINAVERLVDVNGFSYADDELFDFDPDQCSLNHGKWVFNRSIEPLYSDRTCRFLDRQVSCVKNGRPDSDYRYWEWQPDGCRLPRFDPRMVLRKLKGKRLMFVGDSLQRGQWQSFVCLVDSVIPKGKKSMKRGRLHSVFGAKEYDATVEFYWAPFLVESNTDVHIKADPKQRIVKVDSVEKHAKHWLGVDILVFNTYVWWMSGLKTKILWGSFANGEEGYEEVETHISYTLGLRTWANWVDSNVDPSKTRVFFTTMSPSHHRPADWGNENGTKCFDERLPVQKKGHWGSGSDKRMMGVVGSVVARMKVPVTVINITQLSEYRIDAHTSVYTELGGKVLTRDQKADPLHYADCIHWCLPGLPDTWNQIFYTNLMLYV, translated from the exons ATGGCCAATTTCAGAGGAAATGTGCCGTTAGCTTTAATCACCATCACAATCTTGGCTTTCGCTGCGCTCTTATACACTGAGAGATTAGGCTCTTTATCTTCAGCAGCCAAGTTGAGGTTCAAACCATGCGCTAGAATCAATGCTG TTGAGAGATTAGTTGATGTGAATGGCTTCAGTTACGCAGATGATGAATTGTTCGATTTTGATCCTGATCAATGCAGCCTGAATCATGGGAAATGGGTGTTTAATCGCTCGATTGAGCCCCTATATTCGGATAGAACTTGTCGATTTTTAGACAGGCAGGTTTCTTGTGTGAAAAATGGTAGGCCGGATTCGGATTATAGGTACTGGGAGTGGCAACCCGACGGCTGCAGGCTGCCGAG GTTTGATCCAAGAATGGTGCTTCGGAAACTTAAAGGGAAGAGGCTAATGTTTGTTGGGGACTCACTTCAAAGAGGGCAATGGCAGTCCTTTGTTTGCCTCGTTGATTCAGTGATACCGAAAGGAAAGAAGTCGATGAAACGAGGTCGTTTACATTCTGTTTTCGGAGCAAAG GAATACGATGCGACTGTGGAGTTCTATTGGGCACCTTTCCTGGTAGAATCCAACACTGATGTTCATATAAAAGCAGATCCAAAACAGAGAATAGTGAAGGTGGACTCAGTTGAAAAGCATGCCAAACACTGGTTGGGCGTTGACATCCTCGTCTTCAACACTTACGTTTGGTGGATGAGTGGCCTCAAAACTAAGATATT ATGGGGTTCGTTTGCAAACGGAGAAGAAGGCTACGAAGAGGTGGAGACACACATTTCGTACACGCTAGGGCTCAGAACATGGGCAAATTGGGTGGATTCAAACGTTGATCCCTCCAAAACACGAGTGTTCTTCACTACCATGTCGCCTTCACACCATAGGCCTGCAGATTGGGGGAATGAGAACGGCACGAAATGCTTCGATGAGAGGCTGCCGGTGCAGAAGAAAGGGCACTGGGGAAGTGGGTCGGACAAGAGGATGATGGGCGTGGTGGGCAGTGTCGTGGCGAGGATGAAGGTGCCGGTGACAGTGATCAACATAACGCAACTATCGGAATATAGGATTGATGCGCACACATCAGTTTATACTGAGTTGGGAGGAAAAGTGTTGACGAGAGATCAAAAGGCTGATCCATTGCATTATGCTGATTGTATACACTGGTGCTTGCCTGGACTTCCTGATACTTGGAATCAAATATTCTATACAAATTTGATGTTATATGTTTGA
- the LOC121800443 gene encoding protein trichome birefringence-like 3 isoform X2, whose protein sequence is MANFRGNVPLALITITILAFAALLYTERLGSLSSAAKLRFKPCARINADDELFDFDPDQCSLNHGKWVFNRSIEPLYSDRTCRFLDRQVSCVKNGRPDSDYRYWEWQPDGCRLPRFDPRMVLRKLKGKRLMFVGDSLQRGQWQSFVCLVDSVIPKGKKSMKRGRLHSVFGAKEYDATVEFYWAPFLVESNTDVHIKADPKQRIVKVDSVEKHAKHWLGVDILVFNTYVWWMSGLKTKILWGSFANGEEGYEEVETHISYTLGLRTWANWVDSNVDPSKTRVFFTTMSPSHHRPADWGNENGTKCFDERLPVQKKGHWGSGSDKRMMGVVGSVVARMKVPVTVINITQLSEYRIDAHTSVYTELGGKVLTRDQKADPLHYADCIHWCLPGLPDTWNQIFYTNLMLYV, encoded by the exons ATGGCCAATTTCAGAGGAAATGTGCCGTTAGCTTTAATCACCATCACAATCTTGGCTTTCGCTGCGCTCTTATACACTGAGAGATTAGGCTCTTTATCTTCAGCAGCCAAGTTGAGGTTCAAACCATGCGCTAGAATCAATGCTG ATGATGAATTGTTCGATTTTGATCCTGATCAATGCAGCCTGAATCATGGGAAATGGGTGTTTAATCGCTCGATTGAGCCCCTATATTCGGATAGAACTTGTCGATTTTTAGACAGGCAGGTTTCTTGTGTGAAAAATGGTAGGCCGGATTCGGATTATAGGTACTGGGAGTGGCAACCCGACGGCTGCAGGCTGCCGAG GTTTGATCCAAGAATGGTGCTTCGGAAACTTAAAGGGAAGAGGCTAATGTTTGTTGGGGACTCACTTCAAAGAGGGCAATGGCAGTCCTTTGTTTGCCTCGTTGATTCAGTGATACCGAAAGGAAAGAAGTCGATGAAACGAGGTCGTTTACATTCTGTTTTCGGAGCAAAG GAATACGATGCGACTGTGGAGTTCTATTGGGCACCTTTCCTGGTAGAATCCAACACTGATGTTCATATAAAAGCAGATCCAAAACAGAGAATAGTGAAGGTGGACTCAGTTGAAAAGCATGCCAAACACTGGTTGGGCGTTGACATCCTCGTCTTCAACACTTACGTTTGGTGGATGAGTGGCCTCAAAACTAAGATATT ATGGGGTTCGTTTGCAAACGGAGAAGAAGGCTACGAAGAGGTGGAGACACACATTTCGTACACGCTAGGGCTCAGAACATGGGCAAATTGGGTGGATTCAAACGTTGATCCCTCCAAAACACGAGTGTTCTTCACTACCATGTCGCCTTCACACCATAGGCCTGCAGATTGGGGGAATGAGAACGGCACGAAATGCTTCGATGAGAGGCTGCCGGTGCAGAAGAAAGGGCACTGGGGAAGTGGGTCGGACAAGAGGATGATGGGCGTGGTGGGCAGTGTCGTGGCGAGGATGAAGGTGCCGGTGACAGTGATCAACATAACGCAACTATCGGAATATAGGATTGATGCGCACACATCAGTTTATACTGAGTTGGGAGGAAAAGTGTTGACGAGAGATCAAAAGGCTGATCCATTGCATTATGCTGATTGTATACACTGGTGCTTGCCTGGACTTCCTGATACTTGGAATCAAATATTCTATACAAATTTGATGTTATATGTTTGA